A genomic window from Elaeis guineensis isolate ETL-2024a chromosome 3, EG11, whole genome shotgun sequence includes:
- the LOC140856348 gene encoding probable LRR receptor-like serine/threonine-protein kinase At3g47570, which yields MEFNLLEGEIPSSFSNLKGIQELDLAHNFLSGRIPIYLEGFIYLQSLNLSFNNFEGDVPKEGIFSNLSAISVGGNDGLCGGIPEYTCHPALLKPMGKGINLLHSRMKSLSILRLRDMHVQVSYDELSRATNGFSAANLIGAGSFGSVYKGIIMDHGNERIVAVKVLNLQRYGASRSFMAECRALRNIRHRNLVKIFTSCSSIDHHGNDFKALVFEFMPNGSLEEWLHPKAREDHQSRSLSLIQRLNIAIDVASALEYLHHLGSTPIVHCDLKPSNVLLDNDLTAHVGDLD from the exons ATGGAATTCAACTTGCTTGAAGGAGAAATTCCTTCCTCTTTTAGCAACTTAAAAGGGATTCAGGAGCTAGATCTGGCGCACAACTTTTTATCTGGTCGTATACCGATATACCTTGAAGGATTTATTTACCTACAGTCTTTGAATCTGTCTTTCAACAATTTCGAGGGTGACGTGCCAAAAGAAGGGATATTCAGCAATCTGAGTGCGATTTCAGTCGGTGGAAATGATGGACTTTGTGGTGGAATTCCTGAATACACTTGCCACCCTGCTCTATTGAAACCCATGGGAAAAGGCATAAATCTTTTGCACTCAAG AATGAAATCGCTGTCTATACTTCGGTTGAGAGACATGCATGTGCAAGTGTCTTATGATGAGCTTTCCAGAGCTACTAATGGATTCTCTGCAGCTAATTTGATAGGCGCAGGAAGTTTCGGTTCGGTCTATAAAGGAATAATTATGGATCATGGTAATGAACGGATCGTTGCTGTGAAGGTGCTTAACCTCCAACGGTATGGAGCTTCCAGGAGTTTTATGGCTGAATGCAGAGCCTTGAGAAACATCCGACATCGAAACCTCGTCAAGATCTTCACTTCGTGCTCCAGTATAGATCACCATGGTAATGATTTTAAAGCTTTAGTTTTCGAGTTCATGCCTAATGGGAGTCTAGAAGAGTGGTTGCATCCGAAAGCACGTGAGGATCATCAATCTAGAAGTCTAAGCCTCATCCAGAGGCTGAACATAGCCATCGACGTTGCTTCTGCATTGGAGTATCTTCATCACCTCGGGTCAACTCCAATTGTTCATTGTGATCTCAAGCCCAGCAATGTTCTTCTGGATAATGACTTGACTGCTCATGTGGGTGACTTGGATTAG